From Myxococcales bacterium, a single genomic window includes:
- a CDS encoding ABC transporter ATP-binding protein yields the protein MKAGEPIIKTEHLSRHFGALIAVRDLNLEVKTGEIFGVLGPNGAGKSTTIRMLCGILDPTAGRGTVVGLDIGRDAERIKERIGYMTQRFSLYEDLSVEENLSFYAGIYGVPLRRRRARIREVLEATGLVGRRKQLSGTLSGGWKQRVALASATIHQPPLLFLDEPTAGVDPVSRREFWEQIHRISHDGTTVLLTTHYMDEAERCHRLAFIFSGEVLDIGTPDEVVLRRKLRVAELEVEEATLAATALREHPDVDEVAHYGHLLRVATRNDADPVALAEQVLGAAGLSLTRSRAARVTVEDAFVSMVRAEARGASERSAA from the coding sequence ATGAAGGCCGGCGAGCCCATCATCAAGACGGAGCATCTTTCCCGGCATTTTGGCGCCTTGATCGCGGTCCGTGACTTGAACCTCGAGGTCAAGACCGGCGAGATCTTCGGCGTGCTCGGTCCCAACGGCGCCGGCAAGAGCACGACGATTCGCATGCTCTGCGGCATCCTCGACCCCACGGCCGGGCGAGGCACCGTCGTCGGCCTCGACATTGGCCGAGATGCCGAGCGCATCAAGGAGCGCATCGGCTACATGACTCAGCGCTTCAGCTTGTACGAAGATCTGAGCGTCGAGGAGAACCTGTCCTTCTACGCCGGCATCTACGGTGTTCCGCTGCGGCGCCGGCGTGCACGCATCCGGGAGGTCCTGGAGGCGACGGGTCTCGTCGGGCGCCGGAAGCAGCTCTCCGGCACACTCTCGGGCGGCTGGAAACAACGCGTGGCGCTGGCCAGCGCCACCATCCATCAGCCTCCGCTCCTGTTCCTGGACGAACCCACCGCGGGTGTCGACCCCGTGAGCCGTCGGGAGTTCTGGGAGCAGATCCATCGCATCTCGCACGACGGGACGACGGTGCTCTTGACCACGCACTACATGGACGAGGCCGAGCGCTGTCATCGTCTCGCCTTCATCTTCAGCGGTGAAGTGCTCGACATCGGGACGCCCGACGAGGTCGTTCTCCGCCGCAAGCTTCGCGTCGCGGAGCTCGAGGTAGAAGAAGCAACTCTGGCGGCCACGGCGTTGCGCGAGCATCCCGACGTCGACGAGGTCGCCCACTACGGCCACCTACTGCGCGTTGCGACGCGCAACGACGCCGACCCGGTCGCGCTCGCCGAGCAGGTGCTTGGCGCCGCAGGCCTGTCGCTCACGCGCTCTCGTGCCGCGCGGGTCACGGTGGAGGACGCCTTCGTCAGCATGGTGCGCGCGGAAGCGCGCGGCGCGAGCGAGCGGAGCGCCGCATGA
- a CDS encoding ABC transporter permease, producing MNLRPWVIAKKELLQLRRDRMTLAMMLVLPVMQLLLFGYAINTDVRHIPTVVYDQDQSAQSRDLAQSLRATGFYDLVGEVRDYSEIEHALRAGRARVALVIPTQYSSDLVRGRPTQVQLVIDGSDPQTVASATNTAASMVAARSSELLVTRLARQGAGAPGQPIQLEPSTWYNPDLRTAIYIVPGLVGVILTMTMVMLTAMAIARERERGTLEQLIVSPVKNLELVVGKIAPYIVIGYAQMTLILLAGRVVFDVPLVGSLGMLYALSFVFIAANLALGLFFSTLAKTQQQAMQMSFFFLLPNILLSGFMFPFEAMPRPAQWLSQALPLTHFLRIVRGITLRGATFADLSSELLAMTAILAVLVTVASLRFSKKLA from the coding sequence ATGAACCTGCGCCCCTGGGTCATCGCGAAGAAGGAGCTGCTGCAGCTTCGCCGCGACCGCATGACGCTGGCCATGATGCTGGTCCTGCCGGTGATGCAGCTCCTGCTCTTCGGCTACGCGATCAACACCGACGTTCGCCACATTCCGACAGTGGTCTACGACCAGGATCAGAGCGCTCAGTCCCGCGATCTGGCCCAGAGCCTGCGCGCCACGGGCTTCTACGACCTGGTGGGCGAGGTGCGCGACTACTCGGAAATCGAACATGCGCTGCGCGCGGGCCGCGCTCGCGTGGCGCTGGTAATCCCCACACAGTACTCCAGCGACCTCGTCCGAGGGCGCCCCACCCAGGTTCAGCTGGTGATCGATGGCTCCGATCCGCAGACCGTCGCCAGCGCCACGAACACGGCCGCGTCGATGGTCGCCGCGCGCAGCAGCGAGCTCCTGGTGACGCGCCTCGCACGACAGGGTGCGGGTGCACCCGGACAGCCGATCCAGCTCGAGCCCAGCACCTGGTACAACCCTGATCTCCGCACGGCCATCTACATCGTGCCCGGGCTCGTCGGTGTGATCCTGACGATGACCATGGTGATGCTCACCGCGATGGCCATCGCGCGCGAGCGCGAGCGCGGCACGCTCGAACAGCTCATCGTCTCGCCGGTCAAGAACCTCGAGCTGGTGGTCGGCAAGATCGCCCCGTACATCGTCATCGGTTATGCCCAGATGACCCTCATCTTGCTGGCAGGACGGGTCGTCTTCGACGTGCCCCTGGTGGGGTCCCTCGGCATGCTCTACGCGCTGTCCTTCGTCTTCATCGCGGCCAACCTCGCCCTCGGGCTCTTTTTTTCGACCCTGGCCAAGACGCAGCAGCAAGCCATGCAGATGTCGTTCTTCTTCTTGCTGCCGAACATCCTCTTGTCCGGCTTCATGTTCCCGTTCGAAGCCATGCCGCGGCCAGCGCAGTGGTTGTCCCAAGCGCTGCCGCTCACCCATTTCCTCCGCATCGTGCGCGGTATCACGCTCCGCGGAGCGACCTTCGCGGACCTGTCGTCGGAGCTGCTCGCCATGACGGCAATCCTGGCGGTCCTGGTGACGGTCGCCTCCCTGCGTTTCAGCAAGAAACTGGCCTGA
- a CDS encoding TetR/AcrR family transcriptional regulator, whose amino-acid sequence MPRPRSDIEPRIVHAARRRFLTDGVDGATLRNIAKDAGTSIGMIYYYFPTKDDLFLAVVEEVYGKVLVELEEALAREASFEARIGQVYQRIGALAHDELDVFRLVVREAMVSSDRLDHLLDRFKRGHIGLMLKAVAEGMGAGDLDTSLHPAVMVMATFALGIAPQMIRRIAVDRVQWLELPPSGEFAAELVRVLLHGIAKKPEASSNPEARK is encoded by the coding sequence ATGCCCCGACCTCGAAGTGACATCGAGCCTCGCATCGTCCACGCAGCGCGGCGCCGTTTCCTGACCGACGGCGTCGACGGCGCGACGCTCCGGAACATCGCGAAGGACGCCGGCACCAGCATCGGCATGATCTACTACTACTTCCCGACCAAGGACGACCTGTTCCTGGCCGTCGTCGAGGAGGTCTACGGAAAGGTCCTGGTCGAACTGGAGGAGGCGCTCGCCCGCGAAGCCTCGTTCGAAGCCAGAATCGGCCAGGTGTATCAGCGCATCGGCGCCCTGGCTCACGACGAGCTCGACGTATTTCGGCTCGTCGTGCGAGAGGCGATGGTGTCGTCGGACCGGCTCGACCACCTGCTCGATCGCTTCAAGCGAGGCCACATCGGCCTGATGTTGAAGGCCGTCGCCGAAGGGATGGGCGCAGGCGACCTGGACACCTCGCTTCACCCGGCCGTCATGGTCATGGCGACGTTCGCGCTGGGCATCGCGCCGCAAATGATCCGCCGCATCGCAGTCGACCGCGTGCAGTGGTTGGAGCTCCCCCCAAGTGGCGAGTTCGCAGCCGAACTGGTGCGGGTGCTGCTGCATGGCATCGCAAAAAAGCCCGAAGCTTCGTCCAATCCGGAGGCAAGAAAATGA
- a CDS encoding TolC family protein, whose amino-acid sequence MIRFVRCSLLLVGLLGSNLVSNEALAQETPTPPLPVPDERAAPPAADELASRLANLSARPGGLTASEVGRRATLNSQEVRARQAEIAAASAELDKAFAGWFPRLTLTARYTHLSPVDSQSLGPGNANLVATPAPAGPLPPGAPLVAIPGSALSFPSVQDQYTLQASLLVPVSDYFLRISQAQAAAEHGRSAADLVHRAARLNASADAKLVYYGWARAKLSHEVARQNLTRAKTHRDAAKTLLELDRGSKADVLRSESLVASAELLVERARNLTELTEDRLRTLLRDPATARYEIGEDLLGQASPPKERSSFSSLYAEAQRQRLELKALEKAGLSLAQQKRAVKSTGYPRLDAFGNAYYANPNQRYVPQKKEWHATWDVGLQLTWTPNDVLGANAASAGLDAQAAKLGAQKEQLRDALRAEVFDASQALAEARVAISTAERGAKAAEEAYRARAEQFKLGRASSLELTDAEAELLNARLEVINARVGLRIARVKLDHALGRDAR is encoded by the coding sequence ATGATCCGATTCGTCCGCTGTTCCTTGCTGCTCGTGGGGCTGCTTGGTTCCAACCTGGTCTCGAACGAGGCGCTCGCACAGGAGACTCCGACGCCTCCCCTGCCCGTACCGGACGAGCGCGCGGCGCCCCCTGCCGCCGACGAGCTCGCGTCACGACTGGCGAACCTCAGCGCGCGCCCGGGCGGGCTGACCGCGAGTGAGGTGGGCCGACGCGCCACCTTGAACAGTCAGGAAGTTCGGGCGCGGCAGGCGGAAATCGCGGCCGCCAGCGCCGAGCTCGACAAGGCCTTCGCGGGCTGGTTTCCGCGTCTCACGTTGACCGCGCGCTACACGCACCTGTCACCCGTCGACAGCCAGAGCCTCGGCCCCGGCAACGCGAACTTGGTAGCCACACCCGCGCCCGCCGGGCCCCTACCTCCCGGTGCGCCCCTGGTTGCAATCCCAGGCTCCGCGCTCTCGTTTCCCAGCGTTCAGGATCAGTACACGCTGCAGGCCTCGCTCTTGGTCCCGGTCTCGGACTACTTCCTGCGCATCAGCCAGGCTCAGGCTGCGGCCGAGCACGGGAGAAGCGCCGCCGACCTCGTGCATCGTGCGGCTCGCTTGAACGCGAGCGCCGACGCCAAGCTCGTCTACTACGGTTGGGCAAGAGCCAAGCTGTCACACGAAGTCGCCCGGCAGAACCTGACCCGTGCCAAGACCCATCGCGACGCCGCCAAGACCCTGCTCGAGCTCGACCGCGGCTCGAAGGCCGACGTATTGCGCTCCGAGTCACTGGTCGCGAGCGCCGAGCTGCTGGTCGAGCGAGCTCGTAATCTCACCGAGCTGACTGAAGACCGCCTGCGGACCCTGCTCAGGGATCCGGCAACGGCCCGCTACGAGATCGGTGAGGATCTCCTCGGACAAGCCTCGCCCCCCAAGGAGCGCTCCAGCTTCTCTTCACTCTACGCCGAGGCCCAGAGACAACGCCTGGAGCTGAAGGCCCTGGAAAAAGCCGGGCTCTCCTTGGCGCAGCAGAAACGCGCCGTGAAGAGCACGGGGTACCCCCGCCTGGATGCGTTCGGAAACGCCTATTACGCCAATCCAAACCAGCGCTACGTGCCTCAGAAAAAGGAGTGGCACGCAACCTGGGATGTTGGTCTGCAGCTCACGTGGACACCCAACGACGTGCTCGGCGCGAACGCAGCAAGCGCTGGGCTCGACGCGCAGGCCGCGAAGCTGGGCGCACAAAAAGAGCAGCTCAGGGATGCCCTGCGCGCCGAGGTCTTCGACGCCTCCCAAGCACTCGCCGAGGCTCGTGTTGCCATCAGCACGGCGGAGCGAGGCGCGAAAGCAGCCGAAGAGGCCTACCGGGCCCGCGCGGAGCAGTTCAAACTGGGACGTGCCTCCAGCCTCGAGCTGACCGACGCAGAAGCGGAGTTGCTGAACGCCCGGCTGGAGGTCATCAACGCGCGTGTGGGACTGCGGATCGCGCGTGTCAAGCTCGACCACGCCCTCGGTCGGGACGCACGCTGA
- a CDS encoding RpiB/LacA/LacB family sugar-phosphate isomerase, whose amino-acid sequence MRVALGADEDTHLITAIRRWLEERGHVVTRFGRAAGVDEPWAITALEIADGVVAGRNDCGIVCCFTGTGVSIAANKVRGIRAALCGDAETARGARKWNDANVLALSLRSTSEQVAGEILDAWFSEDYGGTEDASLAAIHERER is encoded by the coding sequence ATGCGAGTTGCGCTAGGAGCCGACGAGGACACCCACCTGATCACGGCCATCCGCCGCTGGCTCGAGGAACGAGGACATGTCGTGACCCGCTTCGGTCGGGCGGCGGGCGTGGACGAGCCGTGGGCAATTACCGCGCTGGAAATCGCGGATGGGGTCGTGGCCGGCCGGAATGACTGCGGCATCGTTTGTTGTTTCACGGGCACCGGCGTGTCCATCGCAGCCAACAAGGTCCGGGGGATCCGGGCGGCACTCTGTGGCGACGCGGAGACCGCACGCGGCGCGCGCAAATGGAATGACGCCAACGTCTTGGCGCTCTCGCTACGCAGCACGAGCGAGCAGGTCGCGGGCGAGATCCTGGATGCCTGGTTCAGTGAGGACTACGGGGGCACCGAGGACGCGAGCCTCGCCGCCATCCACGAGCGCGAGCGCTGA